The sequence GTCGTGTTCCATCAACAAAGCTAAAGCCTCATTATATGTTAATTCAACTAATGTCTTGTGGATCAATTTCAGTAAAGGATCAAAGATTTGGTCTTCTACATACATACAAGTCAAGATTAAGTTTCGGAAAGCTTGATTGCCTGAGaaggaataataggttaatgagtCTGAGTTTTGAAGATGGGGAATATTTCTATACAAGCTGGACGGAGTCTACAATCACCAAGGAAAAGCAGCAG comes from Capsicum annuum cultivar UCD-10X-F1 chromosome 2, UCD10Xv1.1, whole genome shotgun sequence and encodes:
- the LOC107857544 gene encoding protein SOSEKI 3 isoform X1, with protein sequence MNDSAAICVDLDVHPPSSSGGRTVTFVSLIRSDVSKLNTFKTLENEECRVPSTKLKPHYMLIQLMSCGSISVKDQRFGLLHTYKSRLSFGKLDCLRRNNRLMSLSFEDGEYFYTSWTESTITKEKQQSSFFTTESYTGLRKSPLFRAADRNGIMKL
- the LOC107857544 gene encoding protein SOSEKI 3 isoform X3, whose translation is MNDSAAICVDLDVHPPSSSGGRTVTFVSLIRSDVSKLNTFKTLENEECRVPSTKLKPHYMLIQLMSCGSISVKDQRFGLLHTYKSRLSFGKLDCLRRNNRLMSLSFEDGEYFYTSWTESTITKEKQQSSFFTTERI
- the LOC107857544 gene encoding protein SOSEKI 3 isoform X2, which gives rise to MNDSAAICVDLDVHPPSSSGGRTVTFVSLIRSDVSKLNTFKTLENEECRVPSTKLKPHYMLIQLMSCGSISVKDQRFGLLHTYKSRLSFGKLDCLRRNNRLMSLSFEDGEYFYTSWTESTITKEKQQSSFFTTESVYRI